One window from the genome of Bacteroidota bacterium encodes:
- a CDS encoding GNAT family N-acetyltransferase, translating to MAASRLSNGKAEIRKTTPTDASWMAAGFLGMGWAKPDGYFEARLLEQASDALVVLVARVGEAYAGHGLVRWESSYEPFAVAGIPEIQDLNVLPGYRNRGIGTQLLDAAESSIATRSPLAGIGVGLYADYGAAQRLYAGRGYLPDGCGISYDNKPVIKGEQYPVDDSMVLHFIKKLR from the coding sequence ATGGCAGCATCACGTTTATCGAACGGCAAAGCCGAAATACGCAAAACCACACCCACCGATGCATCCTGGATGGCAGCCGGTTTCCTGGGAATGGGTTGGGCGAAGCCCGATGGCTACTTCGAAGCGCGGTTGCTAGAGCAAGCCTCGGACGCGCTGGTGGTGCTGGTTGCACGGGTAGGAGAGGCGTACGCCGGCCACGGACTGGTGCGATGGGAAAGTAGCTATGAACCTTTTGCTGTAGCCGGCATTCCTGAAATACAGGACCTGAATGTATTGCCCGGTTACAGGAATCGTGGTATAGGCACGCAACTGCTCGATGCTGCAGAGTCGTCTATAGCAACCAGGAGTCCGCTAGCTGGAATAGGTGTTGGCCTTTATGCTGATTACGGTGCAGCCCAGCGGCTCTATGCAGGACGTGGCTACCTTCCCGATGGCTGTGGGATCAGCTATGATAACAAGCCGGTCATTAAAGGTGAGCAATATCCTGTAGATGATAGCATGGTACTACACTTTATCAAAAAGCTACGATAG
- a CDS encoding (2Fe-2S)-binding protein, with the protein MKTQEITLNINGEAVTLQVEPEMPLLWVLRDELNMTGTKFGCGVAACGACSVMLNGNVIRSCSYPVGATVDQEIKTIEGLAEDGERTAVQQAWIDHQVPQCGYCQSGMIMAVEAMLDRTPEPTDDDIDRTITNICRCGTYQRIRDAVHDAAEKRLNEQQQTT; encoded by the coding sequence ATGAAGACACAAGAAATTACCCTCAACATAAATGGCGAAGCGGTGACGCTGCAGGTTGAGCCAGAGATGCCCCTCCTGTGGGTGCTGCGCGATGAATTGAACATGACGGGCACCAAGTTTGGATGCGGTGTTGCCGCCTGTGGCGCGTGCTCTGTGATGTTGAATGGCAATGTGATACGCAGTTGCTCGTACCCTGTGGGTGCCACGGTCGACCAGGAAATCAAAACCATCGAAGGCCTTGCTGAAGACGGAGAGCGAACCGCCGTGCAACAGGCATGGATCGATCACCAGGTGCCTCAGTGCGGCTACTGCCAGTCGGGTATGATTATGGCGGTAGAAGCCATGCTTGACCGCACCCCCGAGCCTACCGACGACGATATCGACCGCACCATTACCAATATTTGCCGGTGTGGTACCTACCAACGCATCCGTGATGCAGTTCATGACGCGGCAGAGAAACGCCTGAATGAGCAGCAGCAAACCACCTGA